A single region of the Ornithorhynchus anatinus isolate Pmale09 chromosome 6, mOrnAna1.pri.v4, whole genome shotgun sequence genome encodes:
- the NAA10 gene encoding N-alpha-acetyltransferase 10 — protein sequence MNIRNARPEDLMNMQHCNLLCLPENYQMKYYFYHGLSWPQLSYIAEDENGKIVGYVLAKMEEDPDDVPHGHITSLAVKRSHRRLGLAQKLMDQASRAMIENFNAKYVSLHVRKSNRAALHLYSNTLNFQISEVEPKYYADGEDAYAMKRDLTQMADELKKQLDLKEKGRHLVLGSIENKVDHKTNHVGDCCRDDKCPGGGGGGLAEDSGDSKDVSEVSEATESTDIKDSSEASDSTS from the exons ATGAACATCCGGAACGCTCGA CCTGAGGACTTGATGAACATGCAACACTGTAACTTGCTGTGTCTGCCAGAGAATTACCAGATGAAATACTACTTCTATCATGGCCTGTCCTGGCCTCAG CTCTCCTACATTGCTGAAGATGAGAATGGGAAGATTGTGGGCTACGTCCTGGCCAAGAT GGAGGAAGATCCAGACGATGTTCCTCATGGACATATCACTTCCCTG GCAGTGAAACGCTCCCACAGGCGCCTAGGGCTGGCACAGAAGCTGATGGACCAGGCCTCCCGGGCCATGATCGAGAACTTCAATGCTAAATACGTCTCGCTCCATGTCAGGAAAAG TAATCGTGCCGCCCTCCATCTCTACTCCAACACTCTCAACTTCCA GATCAGTGAGGTGGAGCCCAAGTACTACGCAGATGGGGAGGATGCCTATGCCATGAAGCGGGATCTGACTCAGATGGCCGACGAG TTGAAGAAACAGCTGGACTTGAAGGAGAAGGGCCGACACCTGGTGCTGGGCTCCATCGAGAACAAGGTGGATCACAAGACCAACCACGTGGGTGACTGCTGCCGGGATGACAAGTGcccgggtgggggcggagggggcctgGCTGAGGACAGTGGGGACAGCAAAGACGTGAGTGAAGTGAGCGAGGCCACCGAGAGCACAGACATCAAAGACAGCTCCGAAGCCTCTGACTCTACCTCCTAG
- the LOC103170674 gene encoding ras-related protein Rab-7a-like, with product MSTSRQSHLKLLLVGNSGRERGGSQPLRLQSSLRVGKSALMNQYVNNRFSNRYRATIGADFLTKDLWLDDQTVTVQIWDTAGTERFQSLGVGLYRGSHCCLLVFDVTAPSSFKALDTWHQEFLIQAAPTDPNHFPFVLVGNKTDLPGRQVSREEAEEWCARTHAQYFETSAKEATNVDLAFQSAVQAAVRQHQEPDLVLKDTVHLYQEKCERKRCAC from the exons atgTCCACCTCAAGGCAGTCCCACCTCAAACTCCTCCTCGTTGGAAACTCAGG acgggagaggggaggatccCAGCCCCTGAGGCTTCAGTCGTCCCTCAGGGTGGGAAAATCTGCGCTGATGAACCAGTATGTCAATAACCGCTTCAGTAACCGGTACCGAGCCACCATCGGGGCTGACTTCCTCACCAAGGATCTGTGGTTGGACGACCAGACCGTCACCGTCCAG aTCTGGGACACTGCAGGCACAGAACGGTTCCAGTCGCTGGGAGTGGGCCTGTACCGGGGCTCTCACTGCTGCCTCCTCGTCTTCGATGTCACAGCCCcgtcttccttcaaagccctggaTACCTGGCACCAGGAGTTCCTGATTCAGGCCGCCCCAACCGATCCCAACCACTTCCCTTTCGTGCTGGTTGGGAACAAGACGGACCTGCCCGGACGTCAG GTTTCTCGCGAGGAGGCCGAGGAGTGGTGTGCCAGAACACATGCCCAGTACTTTGAGACCAGTGCCAAGGAGGCCACCAACGTGGATCTCGCCTTCCAGAGTGCCGTGCAGGCAGCTGTGAGGCAG CACCAAGAACCAGATCTGGTCCTGAAAGACACAGTTCACCTTTACCAGGAGAAATGCGAGCGGAAACGTTGTGCTTGCTGA
- the LOC100082474 gene encoding N-acylglucosamine 2-epimerase, which produces MERQTLTFWKDRVEQELDRVLQFWTKHSHDVEYGGFFTCLGRDGQVYDDLKYVWLQGRQVWMYCRLYRKVTRFRQPELLEAAKAGGEFLLKHARVCPPGNKCAFVLTRDGRPVKVQRTIFSECFYVMAMDELWRTTGETRYQREAVKMMDQIVFWVREDPSGLGRPKLSGAPAAEAMAVPMMLLNLVDQLGEADEVLTGKYKELGDWCAQRILRHLQRNGQAVLENVSEDGEELPGCLGRNQNPGHAIEAGWFLLRHAARRGDLALRAQAIDKFLLLPFHCGWDPEHGGGLLSFQDADQLCPTQLEWDMKLWWPHSEAMIAFLMGYTQSRDPTLLSLFCQVAEYTFTKFRDPEYGEWYGYLNREGKVALTIKGGPFKGCFHVPRCLYMCEEMLVSLLQDEAA; this is translated from the exons ATGGAGCGGCAGACCCTGACCTTCTGGAAAGACCGAGTGGAGCAGGAACTGGACCGGGTGCTGCAGTTTTGGACCAAGCACTCCCACGATGTGGAATATGG AGGATTTTTTACCTGTCTGGGTCGGGATGGCCAGGTGTATGATGACCTCAAGTATGTGTGGTTGCAAGGCCGGCAG GTGTGGATGTATTGCCGCCTCTATCGCAAGGTGACCCGGTTTCGCCAGCCAGAGCTCCTGGAAGCAGCCAAAGCAG GAGGTGAGTTCCTGCTGAAACATGCCCGCGTGTGCCCCCCTGGAAATAAGTGTGCCTTTGTGCTGACTCGGGATGGCCGGCCCGTCAAAGTCCAGCGTACCATCTTCAGCGAGTGCTTCTATGTCATGGCCATGGATGAACTCTGGAGGACCACGGGGGAGACCCGTTACCAG AGGGAAGCAGTGAAGATGATGGATCAGATTGTGTTCTGGGTCCGGGAGGACCCGTCGGGGCTGGGCAGACCCAAGCTGTCCGGTGCCCCTGCGGCGGAGGCCATGGCCGTTCCCATGATGCTGCTGAACCTCGTGGACCAGCTCGGTGAGGCAGATGAGGTCCTAACGGGGAAGTACAAGGAGCTGGGAGATTGGTGCGCCCAGAGGATCCTGCGGCACCTCCAG aggaatgggcagGCGGTGCTGGAGAACGTTTCCGAGGATGGAGAGGAGCTGCCCGGGTGCCTAGGGCGGAACCAGAACCCAG GGCATGCGATAGAGGCAGGCTGGTTCCTGCTGCGCCACGCTGCCCGGCGTGGCGACCTCGCCCTGCGCGCCCAGGCCATCGACAAGTTCCTGCTGCTGCCTTTCCACTGTGGCTGGGACCCCGAGCATGGTGGcggcctcctctccttccaagatGCAGACCAGCTCTGCCCCACCCAG CTGGAGTGGGATATGAAGCTGTGGTGGCCGCACAGCGAAGCCATGATCGCCTTCCTCATGGGCTACACCCAGAGCCGAGACCCCACTTTGCTGAGCCTCttctgccaagtggctgagtacACGTTCACTAag TTCCGGGACCCGGAGTATGGGGAATGGTACGGCTACCTGAATCGGGAAGGAAAAGTGGCCCTCACTATTAAAGGAGGCCCTTTTAAAG GCTGCTTCCACGTGCCCCGCTGCCTCTACATGTGTGAGGAGATGCTGGTGAGCCTGCTGCAGGACGAGGCGGCCTAG
- the NUDT16 gene encoding U8 snoRNA-decapping enzyme — protein MAAARRIGRAEALRLGPRWRHACHALLYAPDPKLLFGRIPLRYAVLMQMRFDGRLGFPGGFVDAQDGSLEDGLNRELLEELGDGAGSFSVTEENYLSSHANEAPRRVVAHFYAKQLTLEELLAVEVGATRAKDHGLEVLGLVRVPLYVLQDGVGGLPAFLENSFIGVAREQLVDALQGLGLLGPEQLQQALAMAQTRH, from the exons ATGGCCGCGGCGCGACGCATTGGGCGGGCGGAGGCGCTGCGGCTCGGCCCTCGCTGGCGCCACGCCTGCCACGCCCTCCTCTACGCCCCGGACCCCAAACTCCTCTTCGGCCGCATCCCGCTGCGCTATGCGGTGCTG ATGCAGATGCGATTTGACGGGCGACTGGGCTTCCCAGGTGGCTTCGTGGATGCCCAAGATGGGAGCCTGGAGGATGGACTGAACCGGGAGCTGCTGGAGGAGCTGGGTGATGGCGCCGGATCCTTCAGCGTGACAGAGGAGAACTATCTGAGCTCTCATGCCAACGAGGCCCCGCGGCGGGTAGTGGCGCATTTCTATGCCAAGCAGTTGACACTGGAGGAGCTGCTAGCTGTGGAAGTCGGGGCCACCCGGGCCAAGGACCATGGGCTGGAG GTTTTGGGCCTAGTGCGTGTACCTCTGTACGTGCTGCAAGATGGAGTCGGGGGGCTGCCCGCCTTCCTGGAGAACTCCTTCATTGGTGTGGCCAGGGAGCAGCTGGTGGATGCCCTGCAGGGCCTTGGGCTCCTGGGTCCGGAGCAACTGCAGCAAGCCCTGGCAATGGCTCAGACTCGCCACTAG